aaatttatttaattattaatttaaataaattattcaaggattTAATATGGAAATTCGATCGAAGTTGGATTTATTAGTGATATTATAAGTTAAGGAATTGGATTATTTAGTCGGTTAATtagagaattaataaagttggtttttgttgaagaaatgatattagtaataatattaatatttaaatgggTTTAGTTATGGTGAGGTATACATAGCAATATGGAGGTGTACGATTAGTAGGCCcattaagaaataatagtaactatattattattattattattattatttgatttattggattaTAAGGAGAACATATGGAATTAAGTTTCTGTGAAAAtaaggttttggcttttgggagAATAGATCGTGAAATGAAGTTGccgaagaagagaaaagaagctTTGGCAGTGGAGGAATTGATCGTGGATTTTGGGGAAAAGGCAAAGGCTTGCACTCGATCGGATATTAGAGGCGATCTCCAATTCAAGGTAAGgatggggttcgaattatataaccgggaATATGATGATTAATATGTGGGATTGGAATTATATTAATTGATACCATGGATTGTTTGCTTGATGCTAGATGAATTCGTCCTAGTGATCGAATGATTTGTTAATTGTTGCTGGATATTGAATTgttgtattaattatattaattgaaCCGGAATTGAAGAGGATTATACGGACCGGAAATAATTATGATCTGATTCATTTAGCGAGGAAGATAATCGAAGCAGGTTAAATGCGAGAATGGAAGTTTTGCAGATACCTTCAATTTAAGGCCACCACGTGGTGGCCAAGGTGGGACCCCTTGATGAGTAGAGATGGACGTCTCCTCTAAGTATAGAGGCGGGCGTCCCTTGTGCATAAGGGAAGGAGGACGGGCGTCTTAGCCCTTTGGAAGAGAGGGACGGACGTCCCCTTTATAGTAGTGGGGGGACCATGTGTTCCTTTTGTCATATTGGTTTTTTTaggttttaatatatatatatatatatattcaatcacTATAATTTGAATGAACAAATTGCAGGAATATTTAGTGATAGCACACTAATAGAGCCATACAAAAACAAATTAGAAGAGTTAATATAGATCGTAACAGTAATGTAGTTAGCAGAAACAAAGAGAAATTAGCAGGAGATTGGATTATTATAGCAGATTGGTTTTTGCAGACAATAATAATTATACCAGTGGAATTAAAATGAATAGTAGCAGTATAAGTAGTGGAGTTAGTAGTTGATAAGGACAGTGTCGAAAGTAGCAATTAGTAGGGTTGAAACCCTTTTGGCCAAACGGCGCCTCCGCTACTTGCACCCCATAAACCCTAATCTCAAATCCCAACTTAGTCCAAAGCAAATCGAGAGcaaagtttaaaaaattaaactgATGATTTATTTGGAGGAATAATAGTACAAAAACGTCAAGATACAAATTTCTAacctatataaaaaattatagatCTTGAACAATTACAGCAAATCAAATCTGAATCAATTTGAATCAAAAAACTTAAAAGCTATTTCCCAATTAATCAAATCCTAGAAATTATAAATCAAACCCTAAAAGCTAATGAAGGGGGACGGAAAACTTGAAAGAAAACCCTTGCTCATAGTTGTGATTCAACCCATCTCACCAAAGCTCATCCTTTTGCATGTTAGCGTTTCACAAATGAAAACCTAATTCTTCTGAGCCAAGCCTCCATTCAGCCGTACTTGCGAATTgaatagaagaaaaagaagagattaGAAAGAGGGACGTAGCAGAAGAAGAACGAAACAGAAATATCTATAAACAACGAATGGTAACCCTAAAAACTTAGCTTAGGGTATGATTTGGTGTTGTAAATGATGTTAATCGCATACTTATATTTGTAATTTGTGCTTTCTGGAATTTTTTTGGGGATTAGAGTTCATAAGTTTTTAGGGTTAGGGTACGGTTCTTCACGATTTTGGGTTTCTAGTTATGAATTGTTAGGGTTCTTGGGGGTTGGGGTTAGGGTTCGTATGGAACCCTTATGGTTCGTGAGGGTTGGATGAATACTGAAAGTTTTTTTGGGTtgggttgatgttgttgttgttcaaagAGGAAGGTTGAGAGAGACGAGGGAGTTGAGAGAAGAAAGGAGGTAAGAGAGAGAAAGTAAAGAAGAAATGGAAGGAAGGAAGAGAGGAGCAAATATACTCCCCCCGTTGGATCCTATGATGGAGTGACCACTGTAGGCTGCAACCCAGATACATATCATGTCCCTTTGATCTAAATCAAGCATTCAGTATTCACCTGTCCACGATACACCCATGCGTCGGTCTCCACCTGATCCAAACGGATCAGGGAGTTCCATTTGGGCCTTGTTACTTCCATATTTACACCCAACCATTTTCTGTTACTTTTTATCACAAACACACACCCCATGCACATTTTGGACCCCAAATATGCTTTTGGGCCAAATTCTCTTACTAATACACATCCCTGTAATACTAAACCCTTAGTAAAATAGACCCACTGTATAatcttataaattataaaataattaattttgtttgataaatttgatttgcttaaataattaatttatatcctttataattttaaattgataataaaaatgctaaatttatttaataaatttatttatttaaatcatttgtATGTATATTGTTCATTAACTCTCATTTGTTCatataaaagatatattttattaaatatgataGTATTTAGAATAAATTTAACCCAGGATAATAATGTTTACAAGAATTAAATAATAtactttataataattaaaatagaggatatcttataataattaaatatatttaggaataattataaaatttataagtcTCTAATCTCATTTTGAATATACCTACCAACTTTTTCCTTTGTTTAAATATGTATAATTGCCCTAATTACCAAAATAGATAATctatttaaactattttttttactaaCCTAATTactaaatcaaaattttatttcaaaaaaaggaATTGTGGACTTATCTTCTAAGTCAATTGTGAATTGTGTCTACGACTACGCTATCTATAAAATCAGACAATATTCAAAAGGGATTTAcacaattcataaaatacatCAACCAAATCATGAACTACGGTACTCTGACTTCCTCGTTGCactagaggatacgtaggcatacgGTTTTGAAACCCTAGCGAGTATAACCATAAAAAATAGCACTTAACCTAATTCCCTTTAAATATCAATAAAACCTTTTTTAGGATATGGATGAACGTACGTTTAGCTTATATTCAATTTAAATCTATTAAAATACCTAAACCTATAAGGGGTCCCATTTAATACAAGGGAGATGaagggtgtctaacaccttccGTCCGTCTAACCGACTCACGACGTAGAATCTCTGACTTTAGGATAATCCATTAAGTCCCTTGCCTTATGATAAAATTAATGGTGGCAACTCTTTTCTTAAAATTTAAAGTCGGTTGCTATAGCTGGCAACTCAACTGGGAAAACTAATCCTTAAACTTAGAGTCGATCTTacttttaggtttaggttttctGGGGATTTTATATTTGGTTTGTTATCATTGCTTATTGATATTATGTTCTATCCATCTtctaaattatttgttttattctatgcttattattttttatgggatTAATATTATGATTAGATTATGGAAGTAACCCTAGAAAATGAAATGTCAATTGGCCACGAGGGCTAATCCGCCTTTGTGCGTTGTTGCGACTATTTCACCTAGAGTCGATCTTATCCTAAGAAATACCTTTAGAAAGGGTACTTTTTTGGAGGTAGGTCTTTGGATTTAACCTACGACTCTTTGTAAAAACCCAGAACAAAAATTTATGGTGATACCTTTGTACGACCTAAGAGACAAAATCTCAGTCTACAATGAGGCTCCACTTAAGGGAGGCCCTTGTGCCGTTCCCTTTTCTGTTATCCATAAATCCCTTAAGAAAAAAGAATACCTTTGTGGGAGGGTAGATTTCCCGTAGAACGAACTTACATACTAAGGGATACTCTTTACCTCATCACTAAATTACATCATCATACATGCAAACATACATACTTTTAAATATTCATATTTCTTTTTCATGTCTTATTCACaggatttctaaaaaaaattatatacaaaaaaaggaAAGTTCTTGGTGAGCACTAAAAAATGAGTATTGATAAGAAGTACCCCATCCGTATTAGCATCATGGTTCCATATTTGAGGAGAACAAAAATAATCAAGGGGGAACTTCCTAACAAGGCTATGAAGATTTATGTCCTTCGTTATGGGAATATTCTAGATCTTTTCAACTCTGGAAGAATTTGATAGAATTTTGGGACTCTACaagattaaaaaagaaaatttcgtGGGCATTGGACAAACTATTAAAGTTACACATTTGGCAAAGACTTTGGGTATATCTTATCCCGAACTTATCCTTATTTACAAAACTGAAGGGGAGGTTCAAGGAATCAAAAGACAATATCTAGAAGAGAGAACATTTTCATTTTTGGGTGAGGAGAAATAGGAGGCTTGTGTGGACAAATTGACTTTAGTCATTTTTTAACTGGTTCATTTTCCTAGTACTCCTGGTTATATAGATCCGGTAGCTATCAACATATTCTAGGCTGTAAAAGAACTAAATAAGGATCCTACTCCTGCTTTACTTGCTGACGTGTACTATTCCATTCACAcacgttttgaaaagaaaagaggttCTTTGCGTTGTTGTATTCCTCTACTATTATCATGGCTTATAACTCATCTTTATAAGGAAAGTTTCTTAATTCCAAAATTAACAAAAGATGGTTGGTCTCAGAAATTAAGGGCTCTCGGCGCTAAGtctattctatggtatgcaagAAAGATGAAGATAAAGGAGACTGTCTATAGTTGTGGGGCGTTTCCAAATGTACCTTTAATTGGGACAACAAGGTGTATTAACTATAACCATGCATTGACTTTGCAAGAATTAGGACACTCTTTGAAGGATAAACCTTCTGATGAAGAAATACAACAACTAATTCTTCATAATATGGGAAAGGATAATCATGTGCTACTTGAAGATATTATCCAAGCTTGGAAAGAAGAAATATGGAAGGAAGAATGTTGTAGCAAAGGAGGCCTATACTCAGTGGGTTTTAGATAGGGTCAAAATCAATAAACTTCCATTTGAGGTTGATCCTATATATGAGCCTGACATATCGGATCCTCTTCCTATGTCAGTAGAAGAAATAGAGAAATTAAGGGATGATATTGAATTGGatcaaaaacaaaaagaagaattaGAGTTTAATCTCTATGATCTGAACTATGAGAAAAATCAATTACAACATGAATGATGAATTGGATGAAAAAGAAAGGCTCAAGCGAAAGCGTTCAACTGATGGGTTACTAAGTACGACCTTTAATCTTGCCTCTCACAATCAACAATTGAAAGAGGCCAAATTAGAAATTTAGACTTTAAAGGGGTGGTATAGCCAAGAACTACAAGATAAAAGGACAATAAAGATAGATCTAGAAGCACAAATTCAAGAGTTGGTTTCCAATGCTCAAGCTCAAGAGGATAGGATCCAAGACCTTACCACAAGACTTCGAGAAAGCCAAGATAGGGAAGTAATGGAACATATCCAGAGGGTGAAAACTGAAGGATGCTTTGCTCAACAAATGCAAGGTTATAAAGAAATTGTTCTAGATTTAGAAAGTTTCTGAAAGGATTTCCATATGGTAAGGGAACTTTATGACCTGGTAAAATAAGAGAAGGAATATTGGGAAGCACAATATGTAATCATAGCCCGAGTAGGAGAATACAACAGATGTATAATCCCGACACTCTATAAGTGTGAAAAGCTTGTCTTTCTAGCAAACAACCTCATTGATAATATTCCTAGAAGTATGAAAGAAGTATAAGCAACCATGATTCCACTAACAAGATATCCATAAGCTATGTAGAAGACTTCCTTAAGCTATGTAGAGGAATGGTGGATGGTTTTAGGAAAGATATCCATAAGCTCTGTTAGGGATTTTAGTTTCCCTTTTGTTATTGCAtaattcattaatttttttctgtttatttccTATTCTATTATTTGTTTCTATTTGAATTGTATTCCCAATATGAGgattattttgttttcatttatttaataaaaagtaCTTTGTTTCAGTATATATACTTTTGAGATGCTCACCAAAAAaataaagaactaaaaaaatgtaatccatataaaaaatttattatgtaTATGTGATATAAAAAAAGGATGAATAATCAAGAGAAATTCCTTTTGAATAAGACATGAAAATAAAAATCTTCGCATAATCATACACATTCATTCATCCAAACAATACATTACATTTCATACAAAAACTCATCTTTTCTATATCATCTCCAGTTAAATCATCAAGCAAAACAAACTGACTTCCCGACTTCCTTATCAAACAGAGCTTACCAAAATAAAGTAATGGAACAAATCGAGCAAAAGCAAGCTGCCCTCCAAGAAGATGTGGAACAAATGAAAGGAAACATTGATTCAATGAAAGGAGACATAGGCCAAGTTCTGCTCGCCTTGAAAAACATCATAGCAACACAATACGAGATTCCCTTAAAAGCCTTTGATGAAGTAGCCCAAACTATTGGTGTATCTAGAAGACCAGAGCCAGAAGGAGGCCCTGCCCAGACATCCCTTACTAAACAAGAAACTCTATTGGTTCATAATAAAGGTTTGTCTCATATCCTCCAAAGGTTGGGGCATCTCACACCTTACAGATTCTAGAAAATGTGGATAACTATATGGACTTACAATATGGAGATCGCGGTCTGGAAGGCATATCTGAAATTCCCCAAAACAAAGAGCTCCATATCAATGTTATTGAAGATTCTATGGAAACCAATCAATTTAAGGCCATAAAAGAAAGATTAAAAGTTGTGGAATGTCACGATGCCTTCGATGTGGGTGCTTTAGAAATGTGTTTGGTACCTGATGTTGTGATTCCccctaaattcaaggtcccatacTTTGAAAAATATAAAGGACTCACATTCCCAAGGAGTCACTTACGTATGTACTGTAGAAAAATGGGTGCTTACGCTCATGATCCAAAATTGATGATCCACACTTTTTAAGACAATCTGAGTGTTGCATCACTAGATTGGTATATGCAACTAGAGCAAATTCACATCCAAACATAGGATAATCTTGCTCATGCCTTCTTAAAATAGTATAaatacaacttggacatggctcctaaccgcatgcaactacaaaactTATCTCAGAAGAACGAAGAATCCTTCAAAGAATGTGCACAACGGTGGAGGGAAATGGCAGCAAGGGTACATCCACCACTTCTCGAGAAAGAATTGGAGGACATGTTCATGAGTAATTTACAAGATCTCTATTATGAAAAAATGGTGGAAAGTGACTTTTCAGGATTCTCAGATCTAGTTATCATTGGAGAATGGATACAAGGGGCGTCATCAAGTACCTCTTTTAACTATAAAAAAACCTGTTCCTAGCTTCTCAAAAATGAAGGAAGGCCGAAGGTGAGACTAATATTGTTGCATCACAGTCGATAGCACAATAACCGTGGGTGATCCCACAAAGTCAAAAACAAAATAGGTTTCAAAGACCTCCAAGAAGATTCGGTCCTCTTCCTATGCAACATGATCAATTGTTACAACATCTTCTTAGGGCATCCTTGGTGGAGCTAAAGTCACTTGCTCCTCCAATTGGAGAACTTCTGCTAAAATATGATGCAAATGCAAGGTGCGAATATCATGCTAATTCTCTAGGCATACTTTAGAGAAATGTTGGGATTTAAGACACAAAGTTCAAGATCTGATACAATCCCAAGATATCACTTTTGATAAACCCAATATCAAAACAAATCCCATGGCTCCGCATGGTGGCCCTAATGTTAATGCAATTGAAGTGGTTACTAATCACAAAGAAATCAAACGAGAAAAGACTGCGATAGACTTGTTAAGGGCGTACTTGTTTGAACAAGGTTTCCTCTTGGAACACAACGAAGATTTTGAAAACACATTGCAAAGATTGGTGGATCAGGGAATGGTTCAGTTCAGATATTACAATGAAGAAGAATATGTTGCTACGATTAATATAAATACCATAAGACCATTGGTGATTCCATGCCAAGCTCATGAATCTACAAAGAAGCCGCTTGTATCAAAGGGAACCATTGACGATACCAACACCTCCAAAGAGCACGTTGGTAATCAAAGGGCCATCTCCCGCTCCTTATGAGAGTGACAAAATTGTACCATGGAATTACGACGCTACTGTCTATATCAATGGGCAGAAACAAGAGCCTACGATAATGAATATAGCAAGACCATGGGGAATGACCCGCAGTGGTTGTATATATGCTCTAGATCAACAAGAGAAGGATAACAACCTAGCTAAAGACAATTGAAAAGTTGTAGGTGAAGACAACCAAGAACATGAGTCTTCCAATAAAGCTCTTCTTgataaagaaaaagatgaattcTTAAAAATGATCAAGAGAAATGATTATAGGGTGGTGAATCAACTTCACCAAACCTCGTCCAAAATATATATACTCCAATTAATGTTAAGTTCTGAAGTGCACTGAGTCTccttgatgaaaatattgagtgTTGCTCATGTTACGAAGGAGATCACAGTGGATCAATTTGATGGAGTCGTGGCTAACTTAACATCAGGGGCACGCCTAGGCTTCGATAACAGTGAACTACCTCCACAGGGTAGAGCTCATAACAAAGATTTACACATCTCGATCAAATGTGGGACCATAAGTCTATGCAGAGTACACACCGATACTGGTTCTTCTTTGAATGTACTACCGAAGATCAGTTTAATGAAGCTAATGCTAGAGAGTATCATCATAAGACCAAGCTCTATGGTGGTGAAAGCCTTCGATGGTTCTCAAAGTACCTTTTGTGGAGAAATAGACCTTCCCATAGAGATTGGACCACATACTTTCTATATCAAATTCCAAGTGATGGA
The Vicia villosa cultivar HV-30 ecotype Madison, WI unplaced genomic scaffold, Vvil1.0 ctg.000525F_1_1, whole genome shotgun sequence DNA segment above includes these coding regions:
- the LOC131629142 gene encoding uncharacterized protein LOC131629142; protein product: MEQIEQKQAALQEDVEQMKGNIDSMKGDIGQVLLALKNIIATQYEIPLKAFDEVAQTIGVSRRPEPEGGPAQTSLTKQETLLVHNKGISEIPQNKELHINVIEDSMETNQFKAIKERLKVVECHDAFDVGALEMCLYKYNLDMAPNRMQLQNLSQKNEESFKECAQRWREMAARVHPPLLEKELEDMFMSNLQDLYYEKMVESDFSGFSDLVIIGEWIQGASSSTSFNYKKTCS